The Phaseolus vulgaris cultivar G19833 chromosome 10, P. vulgaris v2.0, whole genome shotgun sequence DNA window AATGTAATTTGAGAAAACCTTTGGGGAGAATGTCTGTATAATTtactctattttttattattcttttgtcTTTTGCCCATTTCCATTTCACCTCCTTTGCAGTAATTAAACCTGTACCTTTGTTCCAGCCTTTAGTTCTCCAGCCTCAGCACCAACATTTAGAATCTGAAATAAATATGAAAGACAACGACCACATATTATATCCGAAACAAACAAAACTACACATGAGAACATTTACAGAACCAAAATACTGATAGTATCTATGTCTTCTTACTTCTCCCACGAGATATCTCTCAAATTTCACAGCTGACCTGGGCAGCAAAACTCCCCCAGCTGTTTTCTACACCAAAAAAACATATTCAGAAATCAGATATGCAACATGGAAAAAGTACTGTGTAAGTATACTTTAATATTTGTCAGCTGCAGAATAACTTATTCTAATCTAACCATATAACAAAATTTAGCAAACCAGTATCcttaaattatatcaaattaGTTCATAATACAACAGACAAAGCCACCAACTAGTTATATAAATGCATAAAGTATAATTTTGACCATAACTTTACCTGTCATCCTACCAATTGGGTAAAAACAATGATAAAACTACATCATTTCATGGAAATATACAGTTAATAGATAACTAGAGTCTCATCAATGGCATCAAATATACTGGGGCTGGGGAAGAGTTCTCATTCTTACAAAACTTAAAGCATAgctagagaaaaaaaaatataatgtcaATGGTTAGTGTCACAGGATATTAGAGAAAGCATCCTTCAATACCAACCAATGGCGGAAGAAACACTGTCAACAAATAGTGGCCAACCAGATATACAATCAATTATAACAAATAGATTGCCATGCTAATGCTGTGTCTGTGTGTGTGACTAATACAACAGAACCTTAAATAGGACTTGTGGTTATCTGGTGAAACCTTAAATACCTTAAAAAATCAACATGTACTATAAAGTTCGAGATCATAACTAATACTTCGTAGCAGCATTGTAGTGTATCATTCTACATAATAACCCCTCCATCAAATTAAGTAACATGCATTGCATCATAACACTACACTTACATATCTTAAATAGGCTTTATAACATATTCTATACCTTCTACTTACATAATTCCTCAATATCATGCATTTGAATAAAGACTGCCACTTATAATGGTGCCTTTAAATAGCAATTACATATCATGCCCACAGCATCATTGGGTCTCACTATAGGGGGGTTTCTCAAAATCACAACAAAATACAAGTTGCCCAGATAGAGAACCCGCTAACGAGTCCAACATTCAGATAAGAACCACAATAATTAGGAACATGCTAGCAATTCCAAAATTTAAGGCACCAAATGGGAGAACAACCAATAGTTGGAATCTGATCTACTATAAGATAAAGAATAAACAACACCCCATGTAAAAACATTTGGTTTAATGGATAAGAGTATAGCATACATCTGATAGCTCTTCCAAACGAATAAGAACTCTATCAGCCTGAGGCACAACCTGCATCCCAAAATCATGACTTAGAACCCAAAAGTTGAACTGTTAGAAGTTTAAAATACGGGAAACGAAAAGGGAATTTAGTTGGATGGTGTAAGCTACAAAAATGAAACCAATTCcaaaacccctcttaaacaaaaggaaagaaccTTAGTAGGTTCCCATTTTTTTGCAATTGCATTGATCTTCAGAGAGCTCCTCTGCGAAACTGCAAGAGACCCAGATGAGAAAAGGTTAAGAATTTGAGTAAGATGTTGAATTTGATGGACAAAAATGAAAGACACATACATGAGGGTCTCTTGTTAGAGAAAGAAATGGCATTGGTTTTGTGTAGGAAGGGAGTTGGTAGGGTGAGAAACGTTGATGCCATGGATAAGAGAGAAGAGACCACACAGCAGTTCGAAACAGCAAAGAATGGATTGAGGAAATAAGGGTAAACCCTCTTAGGTTTATCTACTCAGTTGCTAAAGACCAACGAAAAGACAAAGTGGGTGCCCCAAAAATGTTTACAAAGGTTGAGAAAGTACTAGAATTTGTTATAAGGCAACCTTTTACATAGAAGAATTCATtgaatgaatttttaaaattgaaaaagaattGCGTTTTTTTTTGTTGAGATTGGTACAAGAGAAATCTAAGAGAGTCAGAAAGAATTATTTTTGGTTGAaaagaaaatcaaatttatttatacttaaataattaattatgtattgaaaatgaaatataaaatattaatattattcttgtattttaatttttttacattcttAAATAAATCTTTTAACTATCACTAAAAATGCATGCACACtagatatatttatttttttataataattaacgGAAACATAGTTGTTATGCATGTAGatgcatattttttaaatattttttatataatattgttacattataaatttatatcaattatatatttttttcaattaatgtatggtaaatttataaatatcattataaataaaaatcgtaacatatatttttatgtaaatatatcgtaagaaaaaaaaacataaatttgtaATGCATAATTTTGTAAcaataaattattctttaagTGACATATCAAACAAAGATGGGTGTTCAAGATATGTTTCAACTTCCCTCTCATTTataaaaagtgattttttttaatgaatatatttattaaagtaTAACAACAATAATGTATACTATTTAAATAGAAAACATAATCTACCTTTTAAGAATCCTTCTTATGGAACATCTCATATAATttcttgaattttaaaaaactacaTAAAAAGAAACTAATATGGTGTATTCATGTCACATTAACAGTATATGATAAGAACCTTCCAAGTgcatatattttgtttttgcaaAAAGATTTATATCACAGTGTctatagtttatatttaattattttatatcccAATAATGGGAAAATAACGAACTagaatatatgtattattatatgtaaatttgaatattaaaagaatttataaaatgtatatataCTATATATGTGCATATTACTTGTTTATTTTTTGAGAGgtgaattatatttttaccAAATTTGAAAGTTGAGTTATATTTGACGTTAATATGAAGTCTCACCCATTGGGATAAATTTGCAAATGGTGAACCCAAAATAAAGAATGTGATTCATATAATATCGTTGTCATCACCATTATATAAAATCATTATACCTTGTTGACTTAACCAATGCAAATCACTCGTCATCCTTCCAAGTGCTCCATTGttttacaaaatcaatttcCTATGAAAAAATGTCATTTATcaataaattacaaaataaacatatattgaATATACATATATTGACAATTACCTGTTTGTGTAGGCAAATGTTTGAATGCCTTATGTTTATATCTTCATTGAACTGTAAGGTCTCCTTATATTTTGCATTACCTTTAATATACTTAATAagtataatgaaaatattagtGTTCTGTAGAATGATGCCTAATTAAGTA harbors:
- the LOC137818733 gene encoding 10 kDa chaperonin 1, chloroplastic-like; its protein translation is MASTFLTLPTPFLHKTNAISFSNKRPSFSQRSSLKINAIAKKWEPTKVVPQADRVLIRLEELSDKTAGGVLLPRSAVKFERYLVGEILNVGAEAGELKAGTKVLFTDMSAYEVDLGTDAKHCFCKASDLLAVVE